The proteins below come from a single Papaver somniferum cultivar HN1 chromosome 11, ASM357369v1, whole genome shotgun sequence genomic window:
- the LOC113323771 gene encoding glycosyltransferase family protein 64 protein C5-like, which produces MGSSRIGGGSTSSSSSSNSCCDVSMKCWCRWRLNQFSFSKSSFFILTSFLLFVFLVSIYARLAIAPYSRTPVSIGCQEDNEGSWSIGVYYGDSPFNLKPIESRKEWKDESSAWPVANPVITCASVSNAGFPSNFVSEPFLFLKGDILYMFYETKNSITSQGDIAVAKSTDKGVTWEQLGIALDEGYHLSHPYVFNYNDEIYMIPETSDKGELRLYKAVDFPLKWTLEKVIMKKGFMNTVIINYGGNYWLFGSYYSGFGFLKNVQQDIWYSSSPLGPWKPHKQNPIHNTGKSFGVLRNGGRPFVYNGNLYRVAQDCGKIYGQRVRTFKVEILTKDEYREVEVPLGIEEPKNGKNAWNGARYHHLDVQDLGSGEWIGVMDGDRALAGDSVHRCIVGSTAVSVVLALFVLVGVLLGPVNCILPRCFHATSKRNDVFLRWEDYPNLFSSKMRWFYTRMNIGSSFVRGWIKPSTCMGKLVLVLIFVLGVVLMCTGVRYIYGGNGAEEPYLWKDQYSQFTLLTMTYEARLWNLKICVKHYSRCPSVKEIVVVWNKGNPPELGDFDTVVPVRIRVEKQNSLNNRFRVDPLITTKAVLELDDDIMMSCDDIERGFRVWREHPNRIVGFYPRLVAGSPLRYRNERFARKRKGYNMILTGAAFIDCTKAFETYWGDEAKEGREIVDKFFNCEDVLLNFLYANSSSSSQAVEYVKPSWVVDMSKFSGVAISGNTQVHENIRSDCIAKFTEIYGSIDNWKWDFDSRKDGWDA; this is translated from the exons ATGGGATCAAGTAGGATTGGTGGAGGTTCAacaagtagtagtagtagtagtaataGTTGTTGTGATGTGAGTATGAAGTGTTGGTGTAGATGGAGATTGAATCAATTTTCATTCTCTAAATCATCGTTCTTCATTCTCActtcattccttctctttgtttttcttgtttctaTCTATGCGAGATTAGCTATCGCTCCTTATTCTAGAACACCAGTTTCGATCGGTTGTCAAGAAGATAATGAAGGGTCTTGGTCTATTGGTGTGTATTATGGTGATTCTCCATTCAATCTCAAACCAATTGAATCT aggaagGAATGGAAGGATGAGAGTTCTGCCTGGCCTGTTGCGAACCCTGTGATTACTTGTGCTTCAGTTTCAAATGCTGGGTTCCCTAGTAATTTTGTTTCCGAGCCTTTTCTGTTCCTCAAG GGGGATATTCTTTATATGTTTTATGAAACAAAGAATTCCATCACTTCGCAAGGAGACATTGCTGTTGCAAAAAGTACTGATAAAGGTGTAACATGGGAACAATTGGGTATTGCTTTAGACGAGGGATATCATCTCTCACATCCATATGTTTTCAACTACAATGATGAA ATATACATGATTCCAGAAACTAGTGACAAAGGTGAACTTCGTCTCTACAAGGCAGTTGATTTTCCTCTCAAATGGACACTAGAAAAAGTTATCATGAAGAAGGGTTTTATGAATACCGTTATCATAAATTATGGCGGCAACTATTGGCTCTTCGGCTCATATTACAGTGGTTTTGGCTTCTTGAAGAATGTGCAACAGGATATCTGGTATAGTAGCTCACCCCTTGGTCCTTGGAAACCTCACAAACAGAACCCTATCCATAATACTGGTAAAAGCTTCGGAGTACTGCGTAATGGAGGTAGACCATTTGTGTACAATGGAAACCTCTACCGTGTTGCTCAAGATTGTGGAAAAATATATGGGCAGCGAGTTCGTACCTTTAAGGTTGAGATTCTCACTAAGGATGAATATCGAGAAGTTGAAGTGCCACTAGGTATAGAAGAACCTAAGAACGGTAAAAATGCATGGAATGGTGCTCGATATCATCATTTGGATGTGCAAGATTTAGGCTCCGGGGAGTGGATAGGGGTAATGGATGGTGATCGTGCTCTTGCGGGTGATTCTGTTCATAGATGCATTGTGGGGTCTACAGCTGTTTCAGTTGTGCTTGCTCTATTTGTACTAGTTGGAGTATTGCTGGGACCTGTGAATTGCATTTTACCGCGATGTTTTCATGCTACATCTAAGAGAAATGACGTATTCTTGAGATGGGAGGATTATCCAAATCTATTTTCTTCCAAGATGAGATGGTTCTATACTCGCATGAACATAGGAAGTTCGTTCGTGCGAGGTTGGATTAAACCTAGTACCTGTATGGGAAAATTAGTTCTCGTGTTGATTTTTGTACTAGGTGTTGTATTAATGTGCACAGGAGTCAGATATATTTATGGCGGAAATGGTGCTGAAGAACCTTATTTGTGGAAGGATCAGTATTCGCAGTTTACATTACTAACAATGACTTACGAAGCCAGGCTTTGGAATTTGAAAATATGTGTGAAGCATTACTCAAGGTGTCCGTCAGTGAAGGAGATTGTAGTGGTGTGGAACAAAGGTAATCCGCCGGAGTTGGGTGACTTTGATACAGTAGTGCCAGTTAGGATTAGAGTAGAGAAACAGAATTCACTGAACAATCGTTTCAGGGTGGATCCACTGATAACAACCAAGGCTGTTCTTGAGCTCGACGATGATATCATGATGTCGTGTGATGATATTGAACGAGGTTTTAGAGTATGGCGTGAACACCCAAATAGAATAGTTGGATTCTATCCTAGACTCGTTGCTGGGAGCCCATTGAGGTACAGAAATGAGAGGTTTGCACGTAAGCGGAAAGGGTATAACATGATATTGACAGGAGCAGCATTCATTGATTGTACAAAGGCATTTGAGACGTACTGGGGTGATGAAGCCAAGGAAGGAAGGGAAATTGTAGACAAGTTCTTCAATTGCGAGGATGTTCTTTTGAATTTCTTGTATGCGAATTCGAGTTCTTCCTCGCAGGCAGTTGAGTATGTCAAACCTTCATGGGTCGTTGATATgtcgaaattctcaggagtagCAATTAGTGGGAATACGCAAGTGCATGAGAACATAAGAAGTGACTGCATTGCCAAGTTTACTGAGATATATGGGAGCATCGATAATTGGAAATGGGATTTCGATAGTCGGAAAGATGGGTGGGATGCATAG
- the LOC113323772 gene encoding betaine aldehyde dehydrogenase 1, chloroplastic-like has product MAISSSSSIPSRQLFINGEYRQPLHKKRIPIVNPSTEQIIGDIPAGTAEDVELAVDAARKALSRNKGKDWPKTTGAFRAKYLRAIAAKVLERKSELARLEALDCGKPLDEAAWDMDDVAGCFEYYADLAEGLDAKKKVPVNVPMETFKSHVRKEPIGVVGLITPWNYPLLMAIWKVAPALAAGCAAILKPSELTSITCLELGDICREVGLPPGVLNIVTGLGPEAGAPLAAHPHVDKISFTGSTATGSRIMTAASQLVKPVTLELGGKSPIVIFEDTDLDKAAEWTMFGCFWTNGQMCSATSRLIVHENIAEKFLQRLVSWVKKVKVSDPMEEGCRLGPVVSGGQYEKIMKFISVAKSEGATILCGGRRPQHLKKGFFIEPTIITNVDTSMQIWREEVFGPVLCVKTFKTEEEAIELANDTEYGLAAAVISDDLERCERMTQAFQAGIVWVNCSQPCFCQLPWGGIKRSGFGRDLGEWGLENFLSVKQVTQYISNEPWGWYQSPSTKPLSKL; this is encoded by the exons ATGGCGATCTCCTCATCTTCTTCGATTCCTAGTCGTCAACTGTTCATCAATGGTGAATATAGACAACCATTACACAAGAAAAGAATTCCCATCGTCAATCCCTCTACTGAACAGATTATCG GTGATATACCAGCAGGAACGGCTGAAGATGTAGAGCTTGCAGTTGATGCTGCAAGGAAGGCTTTATCTAGGAACAAAGGGAAAGATTGGCCAAAGACTACTGGAGCTTTTCGTGCTAAGTATTTACGAGCAATTGCAGCTAAG GTACTTGAAAGAAAATCTGAGTTGGCTAGGCTAGAAGCCCTTGATTGTGGAAAACCATTGGATGAAGCAGCGTGGGACATG GATGATGTTGCTGGATGTTTTGAGTATTATGCAGATCTTGCTGAAGGCTTAGATGCAAAGAAAAAGGTTCCTGTTAACGTCCCAATGGAGACATTTAAGAGTCATGTTCGCAAAGAACCCATTGGAGTCGTTGGACTGATTACTCCATG GAATTACCCTCTTTTGATGGCTATCTGGAAGGTGGCTCCAGCCCTGGCTGCTGGGTGTGCAGCTATACTGAAGCCCTCTGAGTTAACATCCAT AACTTGTTTAGAGTTGGGTGATATCTGTAGAGAAGTTGGTCTACCTCCTGGTGTACTCAACATTGTAACTGGATTAGGTCCAGAAGCTGGTGCTCCTTTAGCAGCTCATCCTCATGTCGACAAG ATTTCATTTACCGGAAGTACCGCAACAGGAAGCAGAATAATGACAGCTGCATCTCAACTCGTCAAG CCCGTCACTTTGGAACTCGGTGGAAAAAGTCCTATTGTTATATTTGAGGATACAGACCTCGACAAAG CTGCCGAGTGGACTATGTTTGGTTGTTTCTGGACAAATGGTCAAATGTGCAGTGCAACATCTCGACTTATTGTACAC GAAAATATTGCAGAGAAATTTCTTCAGAGACTCGTTAGCTGGGTTAAAAAAGTCAAGGTCTCAGATCCTATGGAAGAAGGTTGCAGGCTTGGCCCTGTTGTTAGTGGAGGACAG TATGAGAAGATAATGAAGTTCATATCAGTCGCTAAGAGTGAAGGTGCAACGATTCTCTGTGGAGGAAGGCGTCCACAG CACTTGAAAAAGGGATTCTTTATTGAGCCAACCATCATAACAAATGTTGATACATCCATGCAAATTTGGAGAGAGGAAGTCTTTGGACCTGTTTTGTGTGTTAAAACATtcaaaactgaagaagaagccattgaacTTGCAAATGACACTGA GTACGGTTTGGCTGCTGCTGTGATTTCGGATGATCTAGAAAGGTGTGAACGCATGACACAG GCTTTTCAAGCTGGAATTGTGTGGGTGAATTGTTCACAACCTTGCTTTTGCCAACTTCCTTGGGGAGGCATTAAACGTAGTGGTTTTGGGCGGGATTTAGGTGAATG GGGACTCGAAAACTTTTTGAGTGTGAAGCAAGTTACTCAGTACATCTCAAATGAGCCATGGGGTTGGTATCAATCTCCTTCGACAAAGCCACTTTCAAAGCTCTAA